A region of Pseudomonas sp. Marseille-Q3773 DNA encodes the following proteins:
- a CDS encoding aldehyde dehydrogenase (NADP(+)): protein MTSHAGQQFIGGSRRATGQATLYSIDARTGQALSEAFYQATEQEVDAAARAAAAAYPVYRALPAARRAEFLDAIAEALDGLGDDFIETVCRETALPPARIQGERARTSGQLRLFATVLRRGDFTGARIDRAQPERLPLPRLDIRQCRMGLGPVAVFGASNFPLAFSTAGGDTAAALAAGCPVVFKAHSGHMATAQWVAEAIVGAAERCAMPAGVFNMVFGGRVGEALVKHPDIQAVGFTGSLKGGRALCDMAAARPRPIPVFAEMSSINPVLVLPQALAVRGEAVARELTASVVLGCGQFCTNPGLVLGVRSAHFSAFVEHLCAQMAEQAPQTMLNADTLASYARGVATLKARAGIRVLAGAEQQGNQAWPQLFQADAKLLLDGEPLLQEEIFGPATVVVELADHDQLVAALHALGGQLTATLIGEPGDLAQAASLVCVLEQKVGRVLVNGYPTGVEVCEAMVHGGPYPATSDSRGTSVGTLAIDRFLRPVCYQNFPDALLPEALRDANPLGLLRLVDGQPTREPIR, encoded by the coding sequence ATGACGTCACACGCAGGCCAACAATTCATCGGCGGGAGCCGCCGCGCTACTGGCCAGGCGACCCTTTACAGCATCGATGCGCGCACCGGGCAGGCGCTGTCCGAAGCGTTTTATCAAGCCACGGAACAAGAGGTGGACGCCGCTGCCCGTGCGGCGGCTGCAGCCTATCCGGTCTACCGGGCACTGCCCGCTGCGCGCCGTGCCGAGTTCCTCGACGCGATCGCCGAGGCGCTGGATGGCCTGGGCGACGACTTCATCGAAACCGTATGCCGTGAAACGGCCTTGCCGCCCGCGCGTATCCAGGGCGAGCGGGCGCGGACCAGTGGCCAGCTGAGACTGTTCGCCACGGTACTGCGCCGAGGCGATTTCACCGGCGCTCGCATCGATCGTGCCCAGCCCGAGCGTCTGCCACTGCCGCGCCTGGATATCCGCCAATGCCGCATGGGCCTGGGGCCGGTCGCCGTCTTTGGCGCCAGCAACTTCCCCCTGGCATTCTCGACGGCCGGTGGCGACACCGCCGCAGCGTTGGCCGCCGGCTGCCCAGTGGTATTCAAGGCCCACAGCGGCCACATGGCCACAGCGCAATGGGTGGCCGAGGCCATCGTCGGTGCCGCTGAGCGCTGCGCGATGCCGGCTGGTGTATTCAACATGGTGTTTGGCGGCAGGGTCGGCGAGGCATTGGTCAAGCACCCGGACATTCAGGCCGTTGGTTTCACCGGCTCGCTCAAGGGCGGACGGGCCTTGTGCGATATGGCAGCGGCGCGACCTCGGCCTATTCCGGTATTCGCCGAAATGAGCAGTATCAACCCGGTGCTGGTCCTGCCCCAGGCGCTGGCTGTTCGCGGCGAGGCCGTGGCGCGTGAACTGACGGCTTCGGTGGTATTGGGATGCGGGCAGTTCTGCACCAATCCTGGCTTGGTGCTGGGGGTACGCTCAGCGCACTTCAGCGCCTTCGTCGAGCACTTGTGCGCACAGATGGCCGAACAGGCGCCGCAAACCATGCTCAACGCCGACACCCTGGCCAGCTACGCCCGCGGTGTGGCCACGCTCAAGGCGCGGGCCGGCATCCGTGTCCTTGCCGGTGCCGAGCAGCAGGGTAACCAGGCCTGGCCGCAGCTGTTCCAGGCCGATGCGAAATTGCTGCTGGACGGCGAACCGTTGCTGCAGGAAGAAATCTTCGGCCCGGCCACGGTGGTGGTTGAACTGGCTGATCACGACCAGCTGGTTGCAGCGTTGCACGCGCTTGGCGGCCAACTGACCGCCACGCTGATTGGCGAGCCCGGCGACCTGGCGCAAGCCGCATCTCTGGTCTGCGTACTTGAACAGAAGGTTGGCCGGGTGCTGGTCAACGGTTACCCGACCGGCGTCGAGGTGTGTGAGGCGATGGTTCATGGTGGCCCGTATCCGGCCACCTCGGATAGCCGCGGAACCTCGGTCGGCACGCTGGCGATAGACCGCTTCCTGCGTCCGGTGTGCTACCAGAACTTCCCTGACGCACTGCTTCCCGAGGCATTGCGCGACGCCAACCCACTGGGGCTGCTGAGACTGGTCGATGGCCAGCCCACCCGCGAACCGATTCGCTGA
- a CDS encoding fumarylacetoacetate hydrolase family protein gives MPMTLTPANTLPEDGLTGTLIGRAWTPGEPGGPSLITLRTDGVFDLSERFATLSQLLECEDPVQAVRSTPGRFLGSVEALLGNSGAAFDGNQPYLLAPVDLQVIKAAGVTFAASMIERVIEEQAGGDANKAEAVRATVRSAIGDNLRAVRPGSPQAMALKALLIEQGMWSQYLEVGIGPDAEVFTKAPVLAAVGSGSAIGVHPHSAWNNPEPEVVLAVDSRGRIHGATLGNDVNLRDFEGRSALLLSKAKDNNASCAVGPFIRLFDETFDLDAVRRCVVDLEVVGSDGYRLVGSSSMDQISRDPEDLVRQTLNENHQYPDGFLLFLGTLFAPTEDRDLPGAGFTHKPGDQVRIASPLLGQLHNQVTTSDKARPWTFGLGALMRNLAARGLLHRSVGEYRP, from the coding sequence ATGCCAATGACGCTCACCCCCGCCAATACCCTGCCCGAGGATGGCCTGACCGGCACCCTGATCGGTCGCGCCTGGACCCCCGGCGAACCTGGGGGCCCTTCGCTGATCACCTTGCGCACCGACGGCGTGTTCGATCTCTCCGAGCGTTTCGCCACCCTTAGCCAACTGCTCGAATGCGAAGACCCCGTGCAGGCCGTGCGCAGCACCCCGGGCCGCTTCCTGGGCAGCGTCGAAGCCTTGTTGGGCAATAGCGGCGCAGCGTTCGACGGCAACCAGCCCTACCTGCTTGCACCGGTCGACCTGCAGGTGATCAAGGCGGCAGGTGTGACCTTCGCTGCCAGCATGATCGAGCGGGTGATCGAAGAGCAGGCCGGTGGCGATGCCAACAAGGCCGAGGCCGTGCGTGCCACGGTGCGCTCGGCGATCGGCGACAACCTGCGGGCGGTGCGCCCAGGTTCACCGCAGGCCATGGCGCTCAAGGCACTGTTGATCGAACAGGGCATGTGGTCGCAGTATCTGGAAGTGGGCATAGGCCCGGATGCCGAGGTTTTCACCAAGGCCCCGGTGCTGGCCGCGGTAGGCAGTGGCAGCGCCATCGGCGTGCACCCGCATTCGGCCTGGAACAACCCCGAGCCCGAGGTGGTGCTGGCGGTGGACAGCCGCGGTCGCATCCACGGCGCGACCCTGGGCAACGATGTCAACCTGCGCGACTTCGAGGGGCGCAGCGCGCTGCTGCTGAGCAAGGCCAAGGACAACAACGCTTCGTGCGCGGTGGGCCCGTTCATTCGTTTGTTCGACGAAACCTTCGACCTGGACGCGGTGCGCCGCTGCGTGGTCGACCTGGAAGTCGTGGGCAGCGATGGCTACCGCCTGGTCGGCAGCAGTTCGATGGACCAGATCAGCCGCGACCCAGAGGACCTGGTCCGGCAGACGCTCAATGAAAACCATCAGTACCCCGACGGTTTCCTGCTGTTCCTCGGTACGCTGTTTGCCCCGACCGAGGACCGTGACCTGCCGGGTGCGGGTTTCACCCACAAGCCTGGCGACCAGGTGCGCATCGCCAGCCCCTTGCTGGGCCAGTTGCACAACCAGGTCACCACGAGTGACAAGGCCCGCCCCTGGACCTTCGGCCTCGGCGCGTTGATGCGCAACCTGGCTGCCCGAGGGCTGCTGCACCGCTCTGTCGGGGAATACCGCCCTTGA
- a CDS encoding LysR family transcriptional regulator, whose amino-acid sequence MSDLSFSHVCNWLKFRHLLLIDTLGRTHNMHLAAQQMNLTQPAISKMLKEIENLLGFALFDRLPRSMPPTALGEQVLRYAQVALNDARNFVDQIDSLRQGGHGHLKVGGIFAATAVALPDAIVEIKQRKPLLSIEVVEQTSDHLMAMLEDKILHLAVARFTDVSQHQRFDFQPLAPEPFCFVVNDQHPLSNAGPVTLPQLLEWPWILYPKGTPIRGRMERAFAQAGVAVPRNTIDTISMQTFLKVLLGGPMIGMLPQAMVEPHLASGVLVNLDTPLHLTPQDYGILTRKGEPLSGAALEFAEILLAHARRVPED is encoded by the coding sequence ATGTCGGACCTGTCTTTCTCCCACGTCTGCAACTGGCTCAAGTTCCGCCACCTGTTGCTGATCGACACGCTTGGGCGCACCCACAACATGCACCTGGCGGCGCAGCAGATGAACCTCACCCAGCCGGCGATCAGCAAGATGCTCAAGGAAATCGAGAATCTGCTCGGTTTCGCCCTGTTCGACCGTCTGCCGCGCAGCATGCCACCCACCGCGTTGGGCGAGCAGGTATTGCGCTATGCCCAGGTCGCCCTGAACGATGCGCGCAACTTCGTCGATCAGATCGACAGCCTGCGCCAAGGGGGGCACGGCCATTTGAAGGTGGGCGGCATTTTTGCTGCCACCGCCGTGGCGCTGCCGGATGCCATCGTCGAGATCAAGCAGCGCAAGCCATTGCTGTCGATCGAGGTGGTGGAGCAGACCAGCGATCACCTGATGGCCATGCTCGAGGACAAGATCCTGCACCTGGCCGTGGCCCGCTTCACCGACGTGTCGCAGCACCAGCGCTTCGACTTCCAGCCACTGGCGCCGGAACCCTTCTGCTTCGTGGTCAACGACCAGCACCCATTGAGCAATGCCGGGCCGGTGACGTTGCCACAGCTGCTGGAGTGGCCCTGGATTCTCTACCCCAAGGGCACGCCCATCCGCGGGCGCATGGAGCGCGCCTTCGCCCAGGCGGGCGTGGCGGTGCCGCGCAATACCATCGATACCATATCCATGCAGACCTTTCTCAAGGTGCTGCTGGGCGGGCCAATGATCGGCATGCTGCCGCAGGCGATGGTCGAGCCGCACCTGGCCAGTGGCGTACTGGTCAATCTTGACACGCCACTGCACCTGACGCCCCAGGACTACGGCATTCTCACCCGCAAAGGCGAGCCATTGAGCGGCGCGGCCTTGGAGTTTGCCGAGATTCTCCTGGCACATGCGCGTCGCGTTCCGGAGGATTGA
- a CDS encoding IlvD/Edd family dehydratase, protein MTDTAKRPLRSQQWFDDPSHADMTALYVERYMNYGLTRDELQSGRPIIGIAQTGSDLTPCNRHHLELAQRVKAGIRDAGGIPMEFPVHPIAEQSRRPTAALDRNLAYLGLVEILHGYPLDGVVLTTGCDKTTPACLMAAATTDMPAIVLSGGPMLDGHHKGQLIGSGTVLWHARNLMAAGAIDYEGFMEMTTAASPSVGHCNTMGTALSMNALAEALGMSLPGCASIPAPYRERGQMAYATGRRICELVMQDVRPSSIMTREAFENAIAVASALGASSNCPPHLIAIARHMGIELSLDDWQRIGENVPLLVNCMPAGKYLGEGFHRAGGVPAVMHELRKAGRLHEECATVSGKTIGEVVRDAATSNREVILPFDAPLKHNAGFIVLSGNFFDSAIMKMSVVGEAFRKTYLAEPGKENSFEARAIVFEGPEDYHARIDDPALDIDERCILVIRGAGTVGYPGSAEVVNMAPPAALIRKGIDSLPCLGDGRQSGTSASPSILNMSPEAAVGGGLALLQTNDWLRVDLNQRRVDLLVDDDEVARRRAAWKPNIPASQTPWQELYRQLVGQLSTGGCLEPATLHMRVIAREGGMPRHSH, encoded by the coding sequence ATGACCGATACCGCGAAACGCCCGCTGCGCAGCCAACAATGGTTCGACGACCCGAGCCACGCCGACATGACCGCGCTGTACGTCGAGCGCTACATGAACTACGGCCTGACCCGCGACGAACTGCAATCGGGGCGGCCGATCATCGGCATCGCCCAGACCGGCAGTGACCTGACGCCCTGCAACCGCCATCACCTGGAACTGGCCCAGCGGGTCAAGGCAGGGATTCGCGATGCCGGCGGCATCCCCATGGAGTTCCCGGTGCACCCGATCGCCGAGCAGAGCCGCCGGCCAACCGCAGCGCTGGACCGCAATCTCGCCTACCTGGGCCTGGTGGAAATCCTCCACGGCTACCCGCTGGATGGCGTCGTACTGACCACCGGCTGCGACAAGACCACACCGGCCTGCCTGATGGCCGCTGCCACCACGGACATGCCGGCCATCGTGCTGTCCGGCGGCCCGATGCTCGATGGCCACCACAAGGGCCAGCTGATCGGCTCGGGTACGGTGCTGTGGCATGCGCGCAACCTGATGGCCGCGGGCGCAATCGACTACGAAGGCTTCATGGAGATGACCACCGCCGCGTCGCCGTCGGTAGGCCACTGCAACACCATGGGCACGGCACTCTCGATGAACGCCCTGGCCGAGGCCCTGGGCATGTCGCTGCCAGGCTGCGCAAGCATCCCCGCACCCTACCGCGAACGCGGGCAGATGGCCTACGCCACCGGGCGGCGCATCTGCGAGCTGGTGATGCAGGACGTGCGCCCGTCGTCGATCATGACCCGCGAGGCGTTCGAGAATGCCATTGCCGTGGCTTCGGCCCTGGGTGCTTCGAGCAACTGTCCACCGCACCTGATCGCTATCGCCCGGCACATGGGCATCGAGCTGTCGCTGGACGACTGGCAGCGCATTGGTGAGAACGTGCCGCTGCTGGTCAACTGCATGCCGGCGGGCAAGTACCTGGGTGAAGGCTTCCATCGCGCGGGCGGCGTTCCGGCGGTGATGCATGAACTGCGCAAGGCCGGCCGTCTGCACGAGGAATGCGCGACGGTCAGCGGCAAGACCATCGGTGAAGTGGTTCGCGACGCAGCCACCAGCAATCGCGAGGTCATCCTGCCGTTCGATGCGCCGCTCAAGCACAACGCCGGATTCATCGTGCTCAGCGGCAATTTCTTCGACAGCGCGATCATGAAGATGTCGGTAGTGGGCGAAGCCTTCCGCAAGACCTACCTGGCCGAACCAGGCAAGGAAAACAGCTTCGAGGCCAGGGCGATCGTGTTCGAGGGGCCGGAGGACTACCATGCGCGCATCGACGACCCCGCACTGGACATCGACGAGCGTTGCATCCTGGTGATTCGTGGCGCCGGTACCGTGGGCTACCCGGGCAGTGCCGAAGTGGTGAACATGGCGCCGCCGGCGGCACTGATCAGGAAAGGCATCGATTCGCTGCCGTGTCTGGGCGATGGCCGCCAGAGCGGCACCTCGGCCAGCCCGTCGATCCTCAACATGTCGCCGGAGGCGGCGGTGGGCGGCGGCCTGGCATTACTGCAGACCAACGATTGGCTGCGTGTGGACCTCAACCAGCGGCGGGTCGACCTGCTGGTTGACGACGATGAGGTGGCACGTCGACGAGCGGCCTGGAAGCCGAACATCCCGGCCTCGCAGACACCCTGGCAGGAACTCTATCGGCAACTCGTGGGCCAGTTGTCCACCGGTGGCTGCCTGGAACCGGCGACGCTGCACATGCGTGTGATCGCACGTGAAGGGGGGATGCCGCGGCATTCCCATTGA
- the fabF gene encoding beta-ketoacyl-ACP synthase II, with translation MSRRRVVVTGMGMLSPLGTDVPSTWQGILAGRSGIGPIEHTDLSAYSTRFGGSVKGFEVEQYLSAKEARKLDLFIQYGLAAGFQAVRNAGLEVTDANRERIGVAMGSGIGGLTNIEETSRTLHDSGPRRISPFFVPGSIINMISGFLSIHLGLQGPNYAIATACTTGTHCIGMAARNIAYGEADVMIAGGAEMAACGLGMGGFGASRALSTRNDEPSRASRPWDKGRDGFVLSDGAGALVLEELEHAKARGATIYAELVGFGMSGDAYHMTSPPDTGEGAARCMANALRDAGIQPEEVSYINAHGTSTPAGDVAEVAAIKRVFGEHAYKLAVSSTKSMTGHLLGAAGAVEAIFSVLAINSQMAPPTINLDEPDEGCDLDFVPHQARSMPIDVVLSNSFGFGGTNGSLVFRRFAG, from the coding sequence GTGTCGCGTAGACGCGTCGTGGTCACCGGTATGGGTATGCTGTCGCCACTGGGTACCGATGTACCGAGCACCTGGCAGGGCATTCTGGCTGGCCGCAGTGGCATCGGTCCGATCGAACACACGGACCTGTCTGCCTACTCCACCCGTTTTGGCGGCTCGGTGAAAGGCTTCGAGGTCGAGCAATACCTGTCGGCCAAAGAGGCCCGCAAGCTCGACCTGTTCATCCAGTACGGCCTGGCGGCCGGTTTCCAGGCAGTGCGTAATGCCGGCCTGGAAGTCACCGACGCCAACCGCGAGCGGATTGGCGTGGCCATGGGCTCGGGTATCGGCGGCCTGACCAACATCGAAGAAACCAGCCGCACCCTGCACGATTCGGGGCCGCGGCGTATTTCGCCGTTCTTCGTGCCGGGTTCGATCATCAACATGATCTCCGGTTTCCTGTCGATCCACCTGGGCCTGCAGGGGCCGAACTATGCCATTGCCACGGCGTGCACCACCGGCACCCACTGCATCGGCATGGCCGCGCGCAACATCGCCTACGGTGAAGCCGACGTGATGATCGCCGGTGGCGCTGAAATGGCTGCCTGCGGCCTGGGCATGGGCGGCTTCGGCGCCTCGCGCGCGCTGTCCACCCGCAACGACGAGCCAAGCCGGGCCAGCCGCCCGTGGGACAAGGGGCGTGACGGTTTCGTGCTGTCCGACGGTGCCGGTGCCCTGGTGCTTGAAGAGCTGGAGCACGCCAAGGCGCGCGGCGCGACCATCTATGCCGAGCTGGTCGGCTTCGGCATGAGCGGCGATGCCTACCACATGACGTCGCCACCCGACACCGGCGAAGGCGCTGCCCGCTGCATGGCCAACGCCCTGCGCGATGCTGGTATCCAGCCGGAAGAGGTCAGCTACATCAACGCTCACGGCACCTCGACTCCGGCAGGCGACGTGGCCGAAGTGGCGGCGATCAAGCGTGTGTTCGGCGAGCATGCCTACAAGCTGGCGGTCAGCTCGACCAAGTCGATGACCGGCCATCTGCTCGGCGCTGCCGGTGCGGTGGAGGCGATCTTCAGCGTCCTGGCAATCAACAGCCAGATGGCGCCGCCTACCATCAACCTGGACGAGCCGGACGAAGGTTGCGACCTCGACTTCGTGCCGCACCAGGCGCGCAGCATGCCGATCGACGTGGTGCTGTCCAACTCGTTCGGTTTCGGCGGGACCAACGGTTCGCTGGTATTCCGCCGGTTCGCCGGTTGA
- the pabC gene encoding aminodeoxychorismate lyase — MHSWVDGQPAAAINLQNRGLAYGDGLFETIAVYGGRPSLLDGHLARLALGCQRLAINADLALVRDELLRYASQLGDGVAKLILTRGDSQRGYAPLAAAVPRRILQGSPLPSYPVEHAEQGVRLFLCQTRLGEQPLLAGLKHLNRLEQVLARAEWQDSEHAEGLMRDGQGRLIEGVYSNLFLVRDGQLFTADLSRCGVAGVMRAALLQEAARLGIPAQVCDLPFEALEQADEAFVCNSVYGIWPVRGVAALNWSPGPLTRKLQAVARTLLET, encoded by the coding sequence ATGCACAGTTGGGTCGACGGTCAGCCCGCAGCTGCAATCAACCTGCAGAACCGCGGCCTGGCCTACGGCGATGGCCTGTTCGAGACCATCGCCGTGTACGGTGGCCGGCCCAGCCTGCTGGACGGCCACCTCGCACGCCTGGCGCTGGGTTGCCAGCGTCTGGCGATCAATGCCGACCTGGCACTGGTGCGCGACGAACTCCTGCGCTATGCCAGCCAGCTCGGTGATGGTGTTGCCAAACTCATCCTTACCCGTGGCGATAGCCAGCGCGGCTATGCCCCGCTTGCCGCTGCCGTGCCACGCCGTATCCTGCAGGGCAGCCCATTGCCCAGCTATCCTGTGGAACATGCCGAACAGGGTGTGCGGCTGTTCCTGTGCCAGACCCGGCTTGGCGAGCAACCACTGCTGGCCGGGTTGAAACACCTCAACCGCCTGGAGCAGGTGCTGGCCCGTGCCGAATGGCAGGACAGCGAACATGCCGAAGGCTTGATGCGGGACGGGCAGGGCAGGCTGATCGAAGGGGTGTACAGCAACCTGTTCCTGGTGCGCGACGGCCAGCTGTTCACGGCTGACCTCAGCCGTTGTGGTGTCGCCGGCGTCATGCGCGCGGCACTGCTGCAAGAGGCCGCGCGGCTGGGCATTCCGGCGCAGGTCTGCGACCTGCCGTTCGAGGCGCTGGAGCAGGCAGATGAAGCATTTGTTTGCAATAGCGTCTACGGTATCTGGCCTGTGCGTGGCGTAGCCGCGCTAAACTGGTCGCCGGGCCCGCTCACTCGTAAACTGCAGGCCGTTGCCCGTACGTTACTGGAAACCTGA
- a CDS encoding MFS transporter → MYHQVVDPVRDPAFEDRTYRKVIIRILPVLLLCYMAAYLDRVNIGFAKLSMLEDLQFSNTVYALGASVFFWGYFLFEVPSNLLLHRYGARFWIARIMLSWAIVSMAVAFTQPLASFFHVESSTMFYVLRFLLGICEAGFFPGVILYLNYWFPTHRQSRVMSGFLMALPVSLTLGGILSGWLMTSMDGWHGMAGWQWMLLIEGVPSVVMAAIVFCCLCDNIDKAAWLSQQEKELLKANLQQDEHGKVSRLKDAFFSPRVWLLVFILLTFNTGFYGLAFWMPSIIKSAGVTSSLEIGLLTAIPYGVAVIAMLLNARHSNRTGERRLHAAIPAFIGGCGLILSAAFAHDVVLSIVFLTIAASGVLSLMPIFWTLPGTVLSGVAAAAGIGMINAFGNLSGFTGSMITAVAENLTGDINNGTYVLGLCLFVSGALIMAIPAAMLKRPDSQPHPQLLEAA, encoded by the coding sequence ATGTATCATCAAGTTGTCGACCCCGTGCGCGATCCGGCTTTCGAGGATCGCACCTATCGCAAAGTAATCATCCGCATCCTGCCGGTCCTGTTGCTGTGTTACATGGCCGCCTATCTCGACCGGGTGAATATCGGGTTCGCGAAACTGAGCATGCTGGAGGATCTGCAATTCAGTAATACCGTCTATGCCCTCGGCGCGAGTGTTTTCTTCTGGGGCTATTTTCTTTTCGAGGTCCCGAGCAACCTGCTGCTGCATCGATACGGCGCCCGGTTCTGGATTGCCCGCATCATGCTGAGCTGGGCCATCGTCTCCATGGCTGTCGCATTTACCCAGCCCCTCGCCTCGTTCTTCCATGTCGAGTCCAGCACAATGTTCTACGTGCTGCGCTTCCTGCTCGGCATCTGTGAGGCCGGTTTCTTCCCAGGCGTGATTCTCTACCTCAACTACTGGTTCCCGACCCACCGTCAAAGCCGAGTGATGTCTGGCTTCCTGATGGCACTGCCTGTCAGCCTGACGCTAGGCGGTATCTTGTCGGGCTGGCTCATGACCAGCATGGACGGTTGGCACGGCATGGCCGGCTGGCAGTGGATGCTTCTGATCGAGGGCGTACCATCAGTGGTCATGGCGGCAATCGTTTTTTGCTGCTTGTGCGACAACATCGACAAGGCTGCCTGGTTGTCCCAGCAAGAAAAGGAACTGCTCAAGGCCAACCTGCAGCAAGATGAGCACGGCAAGGTTTCGCGCCTGAAGGATGCCTTCTTCAGCCCACGGGTCTGGCTGCTCGTATTCATCCTGCTGACGTTCAACACCGGCTTCTACGGCCTGGCCTTCTGGATGCCGTCGATCATCAAGAGTGCGGGAGTGACCAGCAGCCTGGAAATCGGCTTGCTGACTGCCATTCCCTATGGCGTGGCGGTAATTGCCATGCTCCTCAACGCACGCCACTCCAACCGCACTGGCGAACGTCGGCTGCATGCTGCGATCCCGGCGTTCATCGGTGGCTGCGGACTGATCCTCAGCGCAGCCTTCGCACATGACGTCGTCCTTTCAATCGTGTTCCTGACCATCGCTGCCTCAGGGGTACTCAGCCTGATGCCGATCTTCTGGACGCTGCCAGGCACAGTACTCTCAGGTGTCGCAGCTGCGGCTGGCATTGGCATGATCAACGCGTTCGGCAACCTGTCCGGTTTCACCGGATCGATGATTACTGCCGTGGCGGAGAACCTCACCGGCGACATCAACAACGGCACCTATGTGCTGGGCCTGTGCCTGTTCGTCAGCGGGGCATTAATCATGGCGATCCCGGCCGCGATGTTGAAGCGGCCCGACTCGCAGCCCCACCCACAGTTGCTTGAGGCAGCATGA
- the mltG gene encoding endolytic transglycosylase MltG, whose product MRRKFLLLLEMSLILAGLAVGWSAWKVNSVLEQPLHVTQERLLDVPNGTNPNRMFYRMQSEGLLDDAVWLRLYWRFNMAGTPLHTGEYRLTPGMTVEQLFDAWRRADVVQYNLTLVEGWTFRQVRSAVARHEKIKHTLDGLSDAEVMDRLGHTGVFPEGRFFPDTYRFVRGMSDVELLQQAYMRLDEVLAKEWAERATDLPYRDPYQALIMASLVEKETGIPQERGQIAGVFVRRLRLGMMLQTDPTVIYGMGERYNGKITRADLREPTPYNTYTMTGLPPTPIAMVGREAIHAALNPSDGTSLYFVARGDGSHVFSDDLDDHNSAVREFQLKRRADYRSSPAPQPEPGADEAAAPEAPAADAPAEQPAPDQPPAQDAPVGGAQAAERPTPDEQP is encoded by the coding sequence GTGAGACGCAAATTCCTGCTGCTGCTGGAAATGAGCCTGATCCTCGCCGGCCTGGCCGTGGGCTGGTCGGCCTGGAAGGTCAACTCGGTGCTGGAGCAGCCCTTGCACGTGACGCAGGAACGCCTGCTCGACGTGCCCAATGGTACCAACCCCAACCGCATGTTCTATCGCATGCAAAGCGAAGGGTTGCTGGACGACGCCGTCTGGTTGCGCCTGTACTGGCGCTTCAACATGGCAGGCACGCCCTTGCACACCGGCGAGTACCGCCTGACCCCCGGCATGACCGTCGAGCAGCTGTTCGATGCCTGGCGGCGGGCCGACGTGGTCCAGTACAACCTGACCCTGGTCGAAGGCTGGACCTTCCGTCAGGTGCGTAGCGCCGTGGCCAGGCATGAAAAGATCAAGCACACCCTGGATGGCCTGTCGGATGCCGAAGTCATGGACCGGCTCGGCCATACCGGCGTGTTCCCCGAAGGGCGCTTCTTCCCCGACACCTACCGCTTCGTGCGCGGCATGAGTGACGTCGAGCTGCTGCAGCAGGCGTACATGCGCCTGGATGAAGTGCTGGCCAAGGAGTGGGCGGAGCGCGCCACCGATCTGCCGTACCGCGACCCGTACCAGGCCCTGATCATGGCCTCGCTGGTGGAGAAGGAAACCGGTATCCCCCAGGAGCGCGGGCAGATTGCCGGCGTCTTCGTGCGGCGCCTGCGCCTGGGCATGATGCTGCAGACCGACCCGACGGTGATCTACGGCATGGGTGAACGCTACAACGGCAAGATCACCCGTGCCGACCTGCGCGAGCCGACGCCGTACAACACCTACACCATGACCGGCCTGCCGCCGACGCCGATCGCCATGGTCGGCCGAGAGGCGATTCATGCGGCGCTCAACCCGTCCGATGGCACCAGCCTGTACTTCGTCGCCCGTGGCGATGGCAGCCATGTGTTTTCCGACGACCTCGACGACCACAACTCGGCGGTGCGCGAATTCCAGCTCAAGCGCCGCGCGGACTACCGCTCCAGCCCCGCGCCACAGCCCGAGCCAGGTGCCGACGAGGCCGCCGCGCCCGAAGCGCCGGCGGCGGATGCGCCGGCGGAGCAGCCAGCGCCCGATCAGCCGCCTGCACAGGATGCCCCTGTCGGCGGCGCGCAAGCGGCGGAACGGCCAACGCCTGACGAACAACCATAA